Below is a window of Banduia mediterranea DNA.
CGCTCAAGGCTGGCGAGGATCTGCCGACCCACGTCGAACCCACGCTCAATGCGGAGCTGATCGGCAAAACCCCGCTGGAAATCATGGACCTGTGGACGGCCGAAGCCGACCGCCAGCACTTGTATGTGGGGCTGGACTTCCACTCCATCAGCAACGTCTCGCAGTACTTCACCTGGTACTCGGACGACCCCAGCGCTTACGGCGAGGGCATGTGGGCCGAAACGCACGACGCCCAGGCCTACAGTGAAGACGACTGGATCCGTGACCTGCGCTTCGTGGCGCAGCGCTATTCCGGCCTTGTCCATTTCATCGGCATCGATCCCTACAACGAACCCTACGGCGTCGTCCGTTGGGGCCCGGGCGATCCCTTCGGCTATTCCGAGGAGGCCGATTGGCAGCGCGCCGTCGAACGCGCCCCGCGGCCGTGCTGGACGCCAACCCGCAGCTGTTGATTTTCGTGGAGGGCATACAGGGCAATTTCGACGGCGAGGAAGACAGCAGTATTCCGATGAACCTTTGGGAGAATCTGCAACCTCAGGCCTACCGCCCGCTGGACATTCCGGACGAGAAGCTCGTGCTCTCGCCGCATACCTATGGTCCGGATGCCCTGTACGAATTTCCCAAGGACTCCTTCGATCACCCGGACTTTCCGGACAGCCTCGCGGCGGACTGGGAAACCCTGTTCGGCCAGTTTTCAGAGCAGCACCCGGTCATCATTGGAGAATTCGGCGGCTTCTACGGCACCGGTCCCAGCGGGGACCAGGACCGGCAGTGGCACGACGCCCTGGTGGACTACCTGATCTCCAAGGACATGCGCAGCGCCTTCTACTGGTGCTACACCCCCAACAGTTACAACACCGGCGGCATTCTCGACGACGACCTCAAGGTGCGCGAGGACAAGCTGACGATGCTGCACCGGCTGTTCGGAATTTAGCCGCCGTTCACGAGCCTTGTGGTCTGATTTCAGGCTGAAAGCGTCGCCCGCCCGATCGAAAGCTCGGGCGATGCCATCGGTCCGGACC
It encodes the following:
- a CDS encoding glycoside hydrolase family 5 protein, which produces MLDANPQLLIFVEGIQGNFDGEEDSSIPMNLWENLQPQAYRPLDIPDEKLVLSPHTYGPDALYEFPKDSFDHPDFPDSLAADWETLFGQFSEQHPVIIGEFGGFYGTGPSGDQDRQWHDALVDYLISKDMRSAFYWCYTPNSYNTGGILDDDLKVREDKLTMLHRLFGI
- a CDS encoding cellulase family glycosylhydrolase — protein: MQQVKDLGFNAVRLPFVPKTLYSPLKAGEDLPTHVEPTLNAELIGKTPLEIMDLWTAEADRQHLYVGLDFHSISNVSQYFTWYSDDPSAYGEGMWAETHDAQAYSEDDWIRDLRFVAQRYSGLVHFIGIDPYNEPYGVVRWGPGDPFGYSEEADWQRAVERAPRPCWTPTRSC